A section of the Candidatus Moraniibacteriota bacterium genome encodes:
- a CDS encoding nucleoside monophosphate kinase, protein MPLKDTYILLGSAGSGKSTQAELLKSSLHLAHIDIGAELRAVAAHDTELGRQVNEFINVKHELAPDDTVFAVLVDAVHSVPETVGLLIDGIPRGESQIDEVLKVLEESGRTLNKVIFIDVPEAVSVERISKRYACEGCKRTYILGKNLIDSTKPCRYCGGHIAQRVDDTEDGVRKRHQIFHQKTLPVIRYFESTGQLLHVDGNQETYRVFKFILEHVRPD, encoded by the coding sequence ATGCCTCTCAAAGACACCTATATTCTGCTCGGTTCGGCCGGCAGCGGAAAAAGCACCCAAGCGGAATTGCTCAAGAGCTCGCTTCATCTGGCACATATCGATATCGGTGCGGAGTTACGGGCGGTCGCGGCGCATGATACTGAGCTCGGGCGGCAGGTAAATGAGTTCATCAATGTGAAGCACGAACTCGCTCCCGACGATACCGTGTTCGCAGTGCTCGTTGACGCGGTGCATTCTGTACCCGAGACGGTTGGGCTGCTGATTGATGGTATCCCTCGAGGGGAGAGTCAGATTGACGAAGTTCTCAAGGTTCTGGAAGAATCTGGTCGGACTTTGAATAAAGTAATTTTCATCGATGTGCCGGAAGCAGTTTCTGTCGAACGTATTTCCAAACGCTATGCTTGCGAGGGTTGCAAACGCACCTATATCCTCGGTAAGAATCTGATCGATAGTACCAAACCGTGCCGGTATTGCGGTGGACACATCGCGCAACGGGTGGATGATACCGAGGATGGAGTTCGGAAGCGTCATCAGATATTTCACCAGAAAACCTTGCCTGTGATTCGATACTTCGAGTCGACCGGCCAGTTGCTCCATGTCGACGGGAATCAGGAAACCTACCGGGTGTTCAAGTTTATCCTCGAGCATGTCCGGCCGGATTGA
- the secY gene encoding preprotein translocase subunit SecY has product MYDIFSQIFRTPDLRKKILFIVGLLVVYRLVANIPLPGVDVFQLKRLFEDNALLGLLNIFSGGGLSNISVVLLGVAPYITASIIMQLMQTIFPVLEKLYKEEGEQGRQKFNMWTRWLTVPLAALQSFSMISLLRSQNILTDITPFTIVVIILSATAGTVFLMWLGELITEKGLGNGVSMLIFAGIVAALPTGASRLLATWDPSQFFTYLVFLALGLITVAGVIFINEGQRTIPIAYAKRVRGSSVYGGSATHLPLRVNQAGVIPIIFAVSLILIPTMLANFFVTSPNARIADIAISVATFLQNQWVYGIAYFVLVVLFTYFYTAVVFDPVKISENLQKQGGYVPGIRPGMSTAEYLHHIITRITFTGALFLGVIAVLPIAVQGMTGIQALSIGGVSILIVVSVVLELVKHIQSQLMMRSYEGL; this is encoded by the coding sequence ATGTACGATATTTTCTCTCAAATCTTCCGCACCCCGGACCTTCGTAAGAAGATCCTCTTTATCGTGGGGCTCTTGGTGGTATACCGGCTTGTCGCGAATATCCCCTTGCCAGGGGTGGATGTCTTTCAGTTGAAGCGACTCTTTGAGGACAATGCGCTCCTCGGTCTCTTGAATATTTTTTCAGGTGGTGGACTGTCCAATATCTCGGTGGTGCTCCTCGGTGTGGCGCCGTATATCACCGCGAGTATCATCATGCAGCTCATGCAGACCATCTTCCCGGTGCTCGAGAAGCTGTACAAAGAAGAGGGTGAACAGGGCCGTCAGAAATTCAATATGTGGACGCGCTGGCTTACCGTGCCTCTGGCGGCGCTCCAGTCATTCAGCATGATCTCGCTTCTGCGATCGCAGAACATCCTCACCGATATCACACCGTTTACGATCGTGGTGATCATCCTCTCGGCGACGGCGGGCACCGTGTTTCTCATGTGGCTGGGTGAACTCATCACCGAGAAGGGGTTGGGCAATGGTGTCTCCATGCTCATCTTTGCGGGGATCGTCGCAGCGCTGCCGACGGGGGCCTCGCGGCTCTTGGCGACGTGGGATCCATCGCAGTTCTTCACCTATCTCGTCTTCCTCGCGCTGGGGCTCATCACCGTTGCGGGTGTGATCTTCATCAATGAAGGACAGCGGACCATCCCTATCGCCTATGCCAAGCGGGTGCGCGGCTCAAGTGTCTACGGCGGATCGGCGACACACCTGCCGCTCCGAGTGAACCAGGCGGGCGTGATCCCGATCATCTTTGCGGTGTCGCTTATCCTCATCCCGACCATGCTCGCAAACTTTTTTGTCACTTCGCCAAATGCCCGGATTGCGGATATTGCTATCTCCGTTGCGACATTTCTCCAGAACCAGTGGGTCTACGGCATTGCGTACTTCGTCCTCGTCGTACTCTTCACCTATTTCTACACCGCAGTTGTCTTTGATCCGGTGAAGATTTCGGAGAATCTCCAGAAGCAGGGCGGCTATGTGCCCGGTATCCGGCCCGGGATGTCTACGGCTGAGTATCTCCATCACATCATCACACGGATCACCTTCACGGGAGCACTCTTTCTCGGGGTTATAGCGGTCCTCCCGATAGCGGTCCAGGGGATGACCGGTATCCAAGCACTTTCGATCGGTGGCGTGAGTATCCTCATCGTCGTGTCGGTCGTTCTCGAGCTGGTGAAGCATATTCAGAGTCAGCTCATGATGCGCAGCTACGAAGGACTCTAA
- a CDS encoding Type 1 glutamine amidotransferase-like domain-containing protein: MLLYLTSVASKTLNLLVSALPRPASEMNLIFIDTAATVEDGPKPWLQADIEACRKIFQEVAVIDVASVAKEVWMPKISKADVIFFSGGNTFYLLQEVRKSGLNEVVKKRVQEGAVYIGSSAGALLAGPTVELAKDADDPGRAPGLTSFEGLSLVNFVPWPHFVEEQRDELEVMQREYKEYQFIPLADDEAVLVKDGESKILRSKAA, encoded by the coding sequence ATGCTTCTTTATCTCACCTCTGTTGCCTCGAAAACTTTGAATCTTCTCGTGTCTGCACTTCCAAGACCTGCGAGCGAAATGAACCTGATCTTTATTGATACAGCTGCAACCGTAGAAGACGGTCCGAAACCTTGGCTTCAAGCTGATATTGAAGCTTGTCGGAAAATTTTTCAAGAAGTAGCAGTGATAGATGTCGCCTCTGTTGCTAAGGAAGTGTGGATGCCAAAAATAAGTAAAGCAGATGTAATTTTCTTTAGCGGAGGGAATACTTTTTATCTTCTTCAGGAGGTAAGAAAGAGTGGACTGAATGAGGTTGTGAAGAAAAGAGTCCAGGAAGGAGCGGTATACATTGGTTCGAGTGCGGGCGCACTTCTCGCGGGACCCACGGTCGAACTGGCAAAAGATGCCGATGATCCAGGGAGAGCGCCTGGACTAACTTCGTTTGAGGGATTGTCGTTAGTCAACTTTGTGCCCTGGCCTCACTTCGTAGAAGAGCAGAGAGATGAGCTTGAGGTAATGCAGAGAGAGTATAAAGAATATCAATTCATTCCTTTGGCTGACGACGAGGCCGTTTTGGTGAAAGATGGAGAGAGTAAGATTCTTAGATCGAAAGCAGCATAG
- a CDS encoding uL15 family ribosomal protein, producing MQIHELQLAPRKKTQRIGRGGKRGTTAGRGTKGQGAHGKKKDPLFEGGRSSLVERMKKLRGFKSVYQKLFTVTLDRLEKHFQDGEKVTRDAFVEKKIFGKVVRRAGVKIVNTGKLTKKLVIGKDIELTTGAAEVLRAGGSMIEE from the coding sequence ATGCAGATCCACGAATTACAACTCGCCCCGCGGAAGAAGACACAACGCATTGGTCGCGGAGGGAAACGCGGCACGACCGCTGGTCGCGGGACCAAAGGCCAGGGCGCACATGGTAAGAAGAAAGATCCACTCTTTGAAGGTGGTCGCTCTTCGCTCGTCGAACGGATGAAGAAACTTCGCGGGTTCAAGTCGGTTTATCAGAAGCTCTTCACCGTGACATTGGATCGTCTCGAGAAACATTTCCAGGATGGCGAGAAGGTGACGCGCGATGCGTTTGTCGAGAAGAAAATCTTTGGCAAAGTCGTCCGTCGCGCCGGCGTGAAAATCGTCAACACGGGCAAGCTCACCAAGAAACTCGTCATCGGCAAGGACATCGAGCTCACCACTGGCGCGGCTGAAGTGCTGCGAGCTGGCGGCTCAATGATTGAGGAATAA
- the rpsE gene encoding 30S ribosomal protein S5 translates to MATNEQSKGGRPRRGGPRGQRRERPEYDQKMLNLARVTRVVKGGRRFRFRATLVIGNRKGKVGVGVAKGSDVSDAIQKAFQAAKKSMITVQLTGSSIAHDVNAKYGSAKVLLKPATAGRGLIAGGAVRAVMDLLGAKDIIAKSLGSSNNLNVAQATLLALQKLRTKPEEVVAEKAVEAKSEVKEVKEKVSPAEVAA, encoded by the coding sequence ATGGCGACAAATGAACAATCGAAGGGTGGGCGGCCACGTCGCGGTGGACCACGGGGACAGCGCCGTGAACGACCGGAGTACGATCAGAAAATGCTCAATCTCGCGCGCGTAACGCGTGTCGTGAAGGGCGGACGGCGTTTCCGTTTCCGCGCGACCCTCGTCATCGGCAATCGCAAAGGCAAAGTCGGTGTCGGTGTCGCCAAAGGGAGCGATGTCTCGGATGCGATCCAGAAAGCCTTCCAGGCCGCGAAGAAGAGCATGATCACAGTCCAGCTTACAGGGAGCTCGATCGCGCACGATGTGAATGCCAAGTACGGGAGTGCCAAGGTGCTTCTCAAACCCGCCACAGCTGGTCGTGGGCTCATCGCCGGAGGTGCCGTACGAGCGGTTATGGATCTTCTTGGAGCAAAAGACATCATCGCCAAGAGTCTCGGGAGCTCCAATAATCTGAATGTTGCTCAGGCAACACTCCTCGCCCTCCAGAAGCTCCGCACCAAGCCAGAAGAAGTTGTGGCGGAAAAAGCCGTCGAAGCCAAGTCGGAGGTCAAAGAAGTCAAAGAAAAAGTTAGCCCAGCGGAAGTCGCCGCCTAA
- a CDS encoding 50S ribosomal protein L18, which translates to MKKLQNKIEKRIRRHVRVRSKIIGTPACPRVAVHRSLRGVSVQAIDDQAGKTLAQANFLELGKKRKNTVAEASAIGKLLGERLVKLGVKAAVFDRAGYLYHGKVKAVAEAVRGAGITM; encoded by the coding sequence ATGAAGAAGCTACAGAACAAAATCGAAAAGCGCATCCGGCGGCATGTCAGAGTTCGATCGAAGATAATCGGTACGCCAGCGTGTCCGCGGGTTGCTGTCCATCGTAGTCTCCGAGGCGTCTCTGTACAAGCCATCGATGACCAGGCGGGTAAGACCCTGGCTCAGGCCAATTTCCTCGAGCTCGGTAAGAAGCGAAAGAATACCGTCGCTGAGGCGAGCGCGATCGGTAAGCTTCTCGGTGAACGTCTGGTCAAGCTCGGTGTGAAGGCGGCGGTGTTCGATCGGGCCGGCTACCTCTATCATGGCAAGGTGAAGGCTGTCGCTGAAGCCGTGCGAGGAGCAGGCATTACCATGTAA
- the rplF gene encoding 50S ribosomal protein L6 has product MSRIGKKPFQIPANCEASLHANVLTVKGPKGTLSLTHTLDVSITIADGQITIEKKGSSLQALAMWGTMAKLVKNLFEGVTTGFSRALELNGVGYRMTAAGKKLTLALGFSHPVVMEVPDGLEVKIENNVLTITGLDKQKVGQFAAVVKKLKPVEPYKGKGFRYVGEQVRHKEGKKAAA; this is encoded by the coding sequence ATGAGTAGAATCGGAAAAAAGCCATTTCAGATCCCGGCCAATTGCGAAGCCTCACTGCACGCAAACGTGTTGACCGTGAAGGGTCCGAAGGGCACGCTGTCTCTGACGCATACGCTCGACGTCTCGATCACGATCGCGGACGGCCAGATCACGATCGAGAAGAAGGGGAGTTCACTTCAGGCTCTCGCTATGTGGGGGACGATGGCCAAGCTCGTGAAGAACCTCTTCGAAGGTGTGACGACTGGATTCTCTCGAGCGTTGGAGCTCAATGGCGTCGGCTATCGCATGACGGCCGCTGGCAAGAAACTGACCCTTGCGCTGGGTTTCTCTCACCCTGTGGTGATGGAGGTGCCAGATGGTCTCGAAGTGAAAATCGAGAATAATGTGCTCACGATAACGGGCCTCGACAAGCAGAAAGTCGGACAATTTGCCGCAGTGGTGAAGAAGCTCAAACCCGTCGAACCGTATAAGGGCAAAGGCTTCCGCTATGTCGGTGAGCAGGTGCGGCACAAAGAAGGCAAGAAAGCCGCGGCCTAA
- the rpsH gene encoding 30S ribosomal protein S8 — translation MLDPIAEMLTRIRNAQRAGHPSVALPASRMKLAIAEILKAEGFVESVEVIEEGIRKTLVIGLKYRQVSLTKREPAIQEIERISKEGRRVYVKQNEVVKVKNGYGISIISTSQGLMTGLAAHKRRLGGEYICQAW, via the coding sequence ATGTTAGACCCAATCGCAGAAATGCTTACTCGAATCAGGAATGCCCAGCGCGCCGGCCATCCGAGCGTTGCTCTTCCGGCTTCCCGAATGAAACTGGCGATCGCCGAGATTCTCAAGGCGGAAGGCTTTGTCGAGAGCGTGGAGGTGATTGAAGAGGGCATCCGAAAGACTCTGGTCATCGGCTTGAAGTATCGCCAGGTTTCGCTCACGAAGCGTGAGCCGGCCATCCAGGAAATTGAGCGGATCAGCAAGGAGGGCCGCCGTGTCTATGTGAAGCAGAATGAGGTTGTCAAAGTGAAGAACGGCTATGGCATCTCGATCATCTCGACCTCTCAGGGACTCATGACTGGACTCGCAGCGCACAAGCGCCGACTCGGAGGGGAATATATCTGCCAAGCCTGGTAA
- a CDS encoding type Z 30S ribosomal protein S14, whose product MAKTSTYARSQKTPKFSTRIVRRCWRCGRKHGYLRAYDICRICFRELASKGEIPGVRKSSW is encoded by the coding sequence ATGGCAAAAACATCGACCTACGCTCGCTCTCAGAAGACGCCGAAGTTCTCGACTCGGATCGTGCGGCGTTGCTGGCGCTGTGGCCGGAAGCATGGGTATCTCCGGGCGTACGATATCTGCCGCATCTGCTTCCGTGAGCTCGCGAGCAAAGGCGAGATACCAGGCGTTCGGAAGTCATCGTGGTAA
- the rplE gene encoding 50S ribosomal protein L5: MSSLTKKNYEQKALPALKQLLKTENPNALPKIDRVVVNVGVGKFLKEANRIEEIRSSLEMITGQKVVATKARKAIAGFKIREELEVGMRVTIRGKRMWDFLDRLVHVALPRVRDFQGITLRSVDTYGNCNIGIKEHMVFPEIIPEKVQTVFSFQVTIVTTAKDKTAGECLFRALGLPLQTVTQEASH, from the coding sequence ATGTCATCCCTCACCAAGAAAAATTACGAACAGAAGGCTCTCCCGGCGCTGAAGCAGCTCCTCAAAACGGAGAATCCGAATGCACTCCCGAAAATCGACCGGGTGGTCGTGAACGTGGGCGTCGGCAAGTTCCTCAAGGAGGCGAACCGGATCGAAGAGATTCGTTCGTCACTCGAGATGATCACCGGGCAGAAGGTCGTCGCGACCAAGGCGCGCAAGGCCATCGCCGGGTTCAAGATCCGTGAAGAGCTCGAAGTCGGGATGCGTGTGACCATACGCGGCAAGCGGATGTGGGACTTCCTCGACCGGCTCGTCCATGTGGCCCTGCCGCGCGTGCGTGATTTCCAGGGCATCACACTCCGATCGGTCGATACCTATGGCAATTGCAATATCGGTATCAAAGAACACATGGTCTTCCCAGAAATCATTCCGGAAAAAGTCCAGACCGTTTTCAGCTTCCAAGTCACGATTGTCACGACCGCCAAAGACAAAACAGCTGGCGAATGTCTGTTCCGTGCCCTCGGTCTCCCACTCCAGACGGTTACCCAAGAAGCCTCACACTAA
- the rplX gene encoding 50S ribosomal protein L24, which yields MKIKKGDQVQVIAGKDRGKRGTVSRVFPTLDKVIVEGANMGKRHRKAKTAGEKGERVELAMPIHVSNVMLVDPETGKPSRVGYRVSGTEKVRVSKKSGKDLN from the coding sequence ATGAAGATCAAGAAAGGCGACCAAGTGCAAGTAATAGCCGGCAAGGACCGGGGCAAGCGTGGCACCGTGTCTCGCGTGTTTCCGACGCTCGATAAGGTCATCGTCGAAGGAGCGAATATGGGCAAGCGTCATCGCAAGGCTAAGACAGCGGGTGAAAAGGGTGAGCGTGTGGAACTGGCGATGCCGATCCATGTCTCGAATGTCATGCTCGTTGACCCGGAGACTGGCAAGCCATCGCGTGTCGGGTACCGGGTCAGTGGCACCGAGAAAGTCCGCGTCAGTAAGAAATCCGGCAAAGATTTGAACTAG
- the rplN gene encoding 50S ribosomal protein L14 — protein MIQAESRLIVADNSGARVIECFKVLGGTRRRYAGLGDIVVASVKVAEPRGLVKKGDKVKAVIVRQRTAHRRKDNSYIRFDENAAVILEGTTQDPKGSRIFGPIARELREKGFAKIVSLAPEVL, from the coding sequence ATGATCCAAGCAGAATCCAGACTGATCGTCGCAGACAACTCCGGGGCCCGAGTCATCGAGTGCTTCAAGGTGCTCGGTGGCACACGCCGCCGGTATGCTGGTCTCGGCGATATCGTGGTGGCCTCGGTCAAAGTCGCGGAGCCGCGTGGTCTCGTGAAGAAGGGTGACAAGGTAAAGGCAGTCATCGTCCGCCAGCGGACCGCCCATCGTCGCAAGGACAACTCCTATATCCGTTTCGATGAGAACGCGGCCGTCATCCTCGAAGGCACGACGCAGGATCCGAAGGGTTCCCGTATCTTCGGACCGATTGCCCGTGAACTGCGCGAAAAGGGATTCGCAAAAATCGTCTCACTCGCTCCTGAAGTACTCTAA
- the rpsQ gene encoding 30S ribosomal protein S17, whose protein sequence is MTTAPNTSKQKNTPTWKGTVVSNRMKNTVVVAVETLKTHPKYKKQYQATKRYKVETEGKEYALGTVVTFRECRPLSKEKHHIVIAE, encoded by the coding sequence ATGACGACAGCACCGAACACCAGTAAGCAGAAGAATACCCCGACCTGGAAAGGCACGGTGGTTTCGAATCGCATGAAGAACACGGTGGTGGTCGCTGTTGAGACCCTCAAGACGCACCCGAAATATAAGAAACAGTACCAAGCAACGAAGCGCTACAAGGTGGAAACGGAGGGTAAGGAATACGCGCTCGGTACGGTGGTGACATTTCGCGAGTGCCGCCCGCTTTCGAAAGAGAAACACCATATCGTCATTGCTGAATAA
- the rpmC gene encoding 50S ribosomal protein L29: MKAKEWREKTVGEREKTLLELRDRLRVLRFDLATRASKQHSEHRKTRRDIARLLTLEREEGMKQD, translated from the coding sequence ATGAAAGCGAAAGAATGGCGGGAAAAAACAGTCGGTGAGCGCGAGAAGACCTTGCTCGAGCTCCGTGATCGCCTGCGAGTGCTCCGTTTCGATCTCGCGACACGCGCTTCGAAGCAGCACAGCGAGCATCGGAAAACGCGGCGCGATATCGCCCGGCTCCTGACGCTCGAGCGTGAAGAAGGCATGAAACAAGATTAA
- the rplP gene encoding 50S ribosomal protein L16, which yields MNLMPRKVKHRKVQRGYNPVGTVASRGDKISFGAFGLKATEGGIISARQIEAARRAMTRFIQRGGKVWIRIFPDKPITKKGEQVPMGKGKGTPDHFAAKVSAGRMLFELDGVSKTTAAEAMRLAAHKLSVKSRFVVKE from the coding sequence ATGAACCTCATGCCCCGAAAAGTGAAGCACCGAAAAGTCCAACGCGGATACAATCCCGTTGGTACGGTGGCGTCGCGTGGCGACAAGATTAGCTTTGGCGCTTTCGGGCTGAAGGCGACTGAGGGCGGTATCATCTCGGCTCGTCAGATTGAAGCGGCGCGGCGGGCTATGACCCGGTTCATTCAGCGCGGTGGCAAGGTCTGGATCCGTATTTTCCCAGATAAGCCGATTACCAAGAAGGGCGAGCAGGTCCCGATGGGGAAGGGGAAGGGGACGCCGGACCATTTTGCGGCCAAGGTTTCGGCTGGTCGGATGCTCTTTGAGCTCGATGGTGTCTCGAAAACTACAGCGGCTGAGGCGATGCGGCTCGCAGCCCACAAACTGTCTGTGAAGAGCCGATTTGTTGTCAAAGAATAA
- the rplV gene encoding 50S ribosomal protein L22 produces MRVVAKLNNLRIAPRKVRLVTHSIVGLPVAAALVQLRRQVKRSSQPITVLLKSAIANAKNNFKLAEEALYVKEVRVLDGTRLKRFTPKAFGQATPILRRTSKIHIILDERAPKASVKAVAKKAVVKKVAKTSTMTAKKPTTVKKSENKQA; encoded by the coding sequence ATGCGCGTTGTAGCCAAGCTGAACAATCTGCGCATCGCCCCTCGCAAGGTGCGATTGGTCACCCACTCGATTGTGGGGTTGCCTGTCGCGGCGGCGCTCGTCCAGCTCCGTCGACAGGTGAAGCGGAGCTCTCAGCCGATTACTGTGCTTCTGAAGAGCGCCATCGCCAACGCGAAGAACAATTTTAAACTCGCCGAAGAGGCTCTGTACGTGAAAGAAGTCCGTGTGCTCGACGGTACTCGGCTAAAGCGCTTCACACCAAAGGCATTTGGTCAGGCGACACCGATCCTCCGTCGGACATCGAAAATCCATATCATCCTGGATGAGCGTGCTCCGAAGGCGTCGGTGAAAGCTGTCGCGAAGAAAGCAGTAGTGAAGAAGGTCGCCAAAACTTCGACGATGACCGCCAAGAAACCAACAACTGTTAAGAAGTCTGAAAACAAGCAAGCCTAA
- the rpsS gene encoding 30S ribosomal protein S19, which yields MSRSLKKGPYVDPRVLKKLEGRKHGDRTVIKTWSRACIIAPEMVGFTFGVHNGKDFIPVLATEEMVGHRLGEFSSTRKFSRHGGKMQKEIELAGKQRELDAAKAAKSSDKK from the coding sequence ATGTCACGCAGTCTCAAAAAAGGACCATACGTCGACCCGAGAGTCTTGAAGAAGCTCGAAGGACGGAAACACGGCGACCGCACGGTCATCAAGACCTGGTCGCGTGCTTGCATCATCGCGCCTGAGATGGTAGGCTTTACCTTTGGTGTTCACAATGGCAAGGACTTCATTCCCGTGCTGGCGACTGAAGAAATGGTTGGTCATCGGCTGGGCGAGTTTTCTTCAACGCGGAAGTTCTCTCGCCACGGTGGCAAGATGCAGAAGGAAATCGAGCTCGCTGGCAAGCAACGTGAACTCGATGCTGCGAAGGCCGCCAAAAGTTCTGACAAGAAATAA
- the rplB gene encoding 50S ribosomal protein L2, translated as MAIKIYKKNTAGRRFMSVVKPDALTDKKPEKTLLAPLPKKAGRSLGKISVRHQGGGAKRRYRMIDFKQDKHGIPAKIASIEKDPNRSALIALLTYADGEKRYILATHDMRAGQTVVSGPEAPVAPGNRLLLSNIPAGTTICNIEMQRGKGGQIVRSAGSQATLMALDGPMAQVKLSSSEVRLVPKDCYATIGQVSNFEHSAERIGKAGRARHMNRRPTVRGTAMNPVDHPHGGGEGRQPLGMHPKTPWGKPALGKKTRKRKHRSNQYIIRRRNKK; from the coding sequence ATGGCCATCAAGATCTACAAAAAGAATACTGCTGGTCGCCGCTTCATGTCAGTCGTGAAGCCGGATGCTTTGACGGACAAGAAACCGGAAAAGACATTGCTGGCCCCGTTGCCGAAGAAAGCCGGTCGCTCGCTCGGAAAAATTTCTGTCCGTCACCAGGGCGGGGGAGCCAAACGGCGCTACCGCATGATCGATTTCAAGCAGGACAAGCACGGTATCCCGGCAAAGATCGCCTCGATCGAGAAAGATCCAAATCGCTCGGCCTTGATTGCCCTTCTCACCTATGCAGACGGAGAAAAGCGCTATATCCTTGCGACACATGATATGCGAGCTGGGCAGACGGTTGTGTCGGGTCCGGAAGCGCCGGTCGCGCCTGGAAATCGACTTCTGCTTTCCAATATTCCTGCTGGTACGACCATCTGCAATATCGAAATGCAGCGCGGCAAGGGCGGACAGATCGTCCGGAGTGCTGGTTCCCAGGCGACCCTCATGGCGCTCGATGGACCGATGGCGCAGGTGAAACTGTCCTCGAGCGAGGTCCGTCTCGTTCCAAAGGACTGCTATGCGACAATCGGCCAGGTGAGTAATTTTGAACACAGTGCCGAGCGTATCGGCAAGGCGGGTCGCGCCCGTCACATGAACCGTCGTCCGACAGTCCGGGGTACGGCCATGAACCCGGTCGATCACCCGCACGGTGGTGGTGAAGGTCGGCAGCCGCTTGGTATGCACCCGAAGACACCATGGGGGAAGCCGGCACTCGGTAAGAAAACTCGCAAACGTAAGCACCGTAGCAACCAGTACATCATTCGCCGCCGCAATAAGAAATAA
- the rplW gene encoding 50S ribosomal protein L23 encodes MKVEKQLSSLATRVLLRPRITEKAYAVNALDQYVFQVASAATKTEVKRAVEEAYGVTVIAVNMVRLPGKRKNLGRTVGQRSSVKKALVRLKKGESIQLFQAGI; translated from the coding sequence ATGAAAGTCGAGAAGCAACTCTCGTCCTTGGCGACGCGCGTATTGCTTCGTCCACGCATCACCGAAAAGGCATATGCTGTGAACGCGCTCGACCAGTATGTATTCCAGGTGGCAAGTGCGGCGACCAAGACTGAGGTGAAACGGGCGGTCGAGGAAGCCTATGGTGTCACAGTCATCGCTGTGAATATGGTGCGCCTTCCGGGCAAGCGTAAAAACCTCGGCCGAACGGTCGGTCAGCGGAGTTCGGTGAAAAAAGCGCTCGTCCGGCTCAAGAAGGGCGAATCAATCCAGTTATTCCAAGCCGGTATCTAA
- the rplD gene encoding 50S ribosomal protein L4 has translation MSKITVKNLAGQDVETIELDDRIFDVKRNDALVHQVFTVLMGNLRSTIAHTKDRSERAGTGKKPWKQKGTGRARAGSVRSPLWRKGGVTHGPTNERNFYREVSQKMRQKAVLIALSEKLRTGKLVVADTLAVANQKTQAFNTALDALAINPRKVVVSLMTAEQSEGRAIRNIPTATVVHNPDLNVLHLLSAEYVLMSKNALMEIDTRFKSWKK, from the coding sequence ATGTCCAAGATCACTGTCAAAAACTTAGCCGGACAGGATGTCGAAACGATTGAGCTCGACGACCGGATCTTTGATGTGAAGCGCAATGATGCGCTCGTTCACCAAGTTTTCACCGTCCTCATGGGCAATCTCCGGAGCACTATCGCCCATACCAAGGACCGGAGCGAACGTGCGGGGACTGGCAAGAAGCCATGGAAACAGAAGGGAACGGGGCGTGCTCGGGCCGGTTCCGTCCGGAGTCCGCTCTGGCGCAAAGGTGGCGTCACCCACGGACCGACGAATGAGCGGAATTTCTACCGTGAAGTCAGCCAAAAGATGCGCCAGAAAGCCGTCCTCATCGCTTTGTCGGAAAAGCTTCGCACCGGAAAACTTGTCGTGGCAGACACGCTCGCTGTCGCCAACCAGAAGACACAGGCCTTCAATACGGCGCTGGACGCACTCGCCATCAATCCACGCAAAGTCGTCGTGAGCCTCATGACCGCTGAACAGTCCGAGGGGCGTGCGATACGCAACATCCCGACCGCTACCGTCGTTCACAATCCCGACCTGAATGTCCTGCACCTCCTCTCGGCTGAGTACGTGCTCATGAGCAAGAATGCGCTCATGGAAATTGATACTCGCTTCAAGAGCTGGAAGAAATAA